TAAAGCGGAATGATTTTTCCAAGTTTACCACCAGAATACATAGCAGCAAGCTTGTCAGACAGATTCATGGAAAGTAAGGAGAGCAGTGCCTGCTTCATTCTTAATGACCAAAAAACTACCCATGCAACAAGGATTTGGCACAAGGCTCTGTTTTCCCTTTGTCTAAAGCATTGTTCTAAACCCAACCCTCATGCACTATTTAGTTTCATCTCAAGATGGGGAGTTGAATAGCTCGGTTAGAATGcaagtttcaattttattcatatttattaATGACATTAATATCTGAACCATTTAAGTGATGTCTCAGTGGAACCATAAATGGTCAAAAAACTCAATCTATACTGAAGCATCCATTCTATTCAGCATTAACAACTTGTCATTGCAGTAGTTTGTGCCCAGGAGACCTCCAACATGTGTCTCCCACACTACAAATGCACTGCCTGGTAAATATCAACGGCTTGTGTGAAATTTTAATGATACTAGGGCATTCGCTTCCAAAAGCCACATGCTGCCACAAGAGAGAGTAAGTATAAAATAACAGAACACCCTCAGCCCTCggccataaaaaattaaaaagacaaaaaaagttACCTAATTGCTGACCTACATCCCAAAACAccttaatttcatcctttttaataaacaaagttagataGCCAGCACAATAAATTCATGATAAGTTCAGAATTGTCTTACACCATAGCATCTAAATGTCCATCATCTGCACCTTCCTTCTCATTAGCTTCAGCTTCCTGTTCTTCCAACAGCTaaacaaacacaataataataagCTTTCAGACACattcaaggaaaataaaatttacagcATGTGACAAAATTCACTAACCTGATGTTGAGTTAACGCCTCAACTTCTTGTCGGTATGCCTCAGTCGCAAAATCAGCATCCCATCCTGATACAAGGAGAAAAATCATCACTTCTGCTTATGATTGGCACtgtacataatataaaaattgcttatcctaaaaaattcaaatgaaaaatagaaaCTCGATATCACATGCCATGTAGTTATTCATTATAAGCTTAAGTTGAAGAAAGGTCTTGAAACCCAAATTACGAGTTTTAGAAATGatttcaacaagaaaaatagaaacgattaaaaggagaaaaacatgatttcaaTATTTCTATCCCACCATCATGCTTTGCTATCAAGACTAAAAAAACACTACCACTTTTTTCAGAAAGAAGTATTACAAGTTACTAATTTGTAGATTTGATTCATTCAAGGACAAACTAGCACAAAAGAAAAATGCTTACTTTCATACACCAATGGTTCCTCGTCATCATCAATCTCAGCTTCCATTTCCTCCTTGTACTTCTCAATACGATCAAGCTCCCATTCGGTCTCCTCAAACCCAACTTGAGATTCCAAGGCTGCTTTGTCTATAATTGGATCCCACAATTCCAGAAACTGAACCGCATATCTGTCAATTGGACGTAGCTGATTCTCAAATGATGAGATAGCTTGTCCAGCAGCCGCAGCCGCCGCTGCCATCTGTTTGACATCAGCCAACGTATCAACATCTTCATTGCCAGTAAAAGTTACAGCTCTCTCTTCAATGCAACCATTCTCTTTTAAATTCACAGCAACATCTTTACTATAAGTTGTCATCTCATGGTCTGTAGGCTCATCAGCCTTCATATCATCATCATTCACAAATTCTTCATCTTCCAATCTCCCAATGGCCTCTTCAGTAAACTCTTGGTTGTCTACAGCCTCTTCCTGTTCGACTTTCTTCAATGCCATGTAATCTGCTTCATCTTCTGCATATTTCAGAGCAGCATCCACATCTGCAGTAGACAAAGACACCTCATTTCCATTGTTATGGTTTTTCTCCCTCTGCATATTCTTAATCTGAAGTGTTTTATGCCCTGAGAATAATTCCATAGGATCAAGCTTCTTGAAAAATTCCGTATTGTACCCTCCACTCTGTATAACTAGATCATCAAGAGCACGCTTCTGATTGGCTTTCTTTAAGATGttttcttcaatggtgctcTCACTGATTAACCTGTAGATATGTACTTCACGTGTCTGTCCTATCCGATGGCAGCGATCTTGGGCCTGTTGATCCATAGCAGGATTCCAGTCACTATCATAGAAGATTACAGTATCTGCCCCAACAAGATTGATGCCAACACCTCCACTACGGGTTGATAAAATGAAGATAAAGATTTTGGGATTTGTGTTGAAACGCTGCATTAATGTTTGTCTCTCCTCTGGTTGAGTGGATCCATCTAAGCGCATGTAAGTGTAGCCATACAAGTTCATGAAAACCTCCAAAATATCAAGCATCTTAGTCATCTGTGTGAATATTAATACCCTGTGTCCTTCTGACTTCAACTTCCTGAGCAAAATTGCAAGCTCCTGCAATTTACCACAGTCAAACTGTATTAGACGCCTGTCTGGGAAATAAAGTTGTCTCCGAACAATTGCAGGTCTAATAGGTGAAAGAAGAGGTAACAACATTTCAGAGCATTTCTCCTCATAAGTTGAATGAAGAAACACTGGAGTTCTAGTCTGACTACACCAGGAGACAGGTACAGGGGTACGTGCTGCTGGAATTGCAAACATAAATGATTCCACGAGATCAATCATCTTCTGGAACCGTTTAATTGGAGAGACAATAACATCACCCAGCTTAGAGAAGTACAAGTAGGAGAGTCGCTCAGTTTTATGGCGATTGACATCATAGATGGGATGCTTCACTGTGAGAAGTTCTCTTAGGGTTGTTGAGTATATGGGTTTTTTCTGACACCTCAAGGAATTCCACCATGCAATAGATGCTGCCCGTTCCTTCACTTCTCTTAATCTCTCCTCCAATAATGACTTTCTAATctcttcaaaaatatttgttccaGGCAACTTCTTCAAATGTTTGGATCCCGGTCCAACTTCTATGTTATCCAGGTTGGAACGCTCTTTAATTAATCTTGATGGAGTTGCAATAGACTTTACTTCATCGTACTCCCATGAGGCCATGATAAAATCAAGATGAGTAAATATAAGCCCCGAAGCACAAAGATCCACTGATGAAAATGGCCCAGGTGAAAGCATTGAACAAACAGAACTACTTAATTGCATGTCTATACCAGCCATATCAAAAGAACTAATAATTGGACGACCCTCAAATAAGTCAGGATGGTTACAAACTTTACGAAGTTGCATTATGATACTGATCATCCCAAAAAAGTTGGCAGTGGCAAGGGTAGCTTGTGTCTCTGAGCTAGCAATGAAATCCTCATACAAGTTACGCTGCCTCCTTGAAAGTCTACAATAGATGACATGCTCATGTTTCATGGGCAGCTGCTTCTCCACATCCCTTTTCAATCGACGGAGGATGAATGGACGGAGAACATTATGCAAACGATCAACAACTTCTTTGTTCACTCTTTCTTGTCCCTCCACCATCCCAGTTATTGGATTGCTAAACCAGTCCTTGAATTCCTGATGAGATTGAAAGACGTGGGGCATCAAGAAATGCATCAGTGACCAGAGTTCCATGAGATCATTCTGCAGAGGTGTACCAGTTAATAAGATTCGTCGTTTTGAATTAAAGTTTAAAAGAGTTTGCCATCTCTGAGACTTCCAATTTTTAATCAGATGAGCTTCATCCAATATCAAATACTTCCATTTCTTCCTTTTGAAGACTTTTGAATCCTGTATAACCAGTCTGTAAGTTGTTATGCATACATGGAAGGAGTTTGGTTTCAGCCAACCTTGCCTCTTGCATTTACGCTCTTTTGCACTgccaaaatatgttaaaatctTGAAGGCAGGACACCATTTAAGAAACTCTGTTTCCCAGTTAAGCATGACACTTGTGGGAACCACAATCAGATGAGGACCCCATATTCCCTTTTCACATGCCAGGTGTGCAAGCAAAGCAATAGTCATGATTGTCTTTCCAAGCCCCATTTCATCAGCTAGAATCCCATTTAATCTTTTCTCATACATTGTAACAAGCCAATCAAggcctatatgttgatattcACGAAGAGGGTACTTAAGAAGAAAAGGGAACTTCGTGCGCACTTTAGTTGTTGAGAATGTATTGCCCGTTGGTTGTGCAGATCTTGCAGCGGCAGCGGCATCAGCAATCCTACTCTCACTCTCCCTTCCATCTTCAGAAAATTTTTCATTTcccttttcttgttcttctaCAAGAGGATGGTTTCCATGTTCAACAATTCCATCCATTGAGTTATCCAGCTGCTTCAGTTCATCTTCATGGCCTGGGGAATTTGACACATTGTCTGATAATAAAGATGCATATTCAGATTCATCCTCTGAAACTTCATTGCTAGGCTCCTATAAGAAGGCAtggataatataaataaatcaacatacAATATGAGAAAAATGTCTGTTCAGAAGCAATTCTTTAACCCACCTTGGTATACCTTGCAAGCAATTCTTCCAAAGGGATTTCACTCTCCTTTTGCAGCAATGAGATCTGTGAATTAGCAGCTATCTCAGGCAGAgtgattaaaaataaaccaattaaactagCAAAGACAATCAGGAGtcataataaaattttgttgaaaaacCATGGATTTCTTCAGCAAAAAACAAGGTTATGGAACACAAAGAAATATGATACATCCAACTAGTTCTTTACCTCATCTATGGGATTCTTTGAATCTGCTTTTGCCAGCTCTTCCTCCTCCAACAAGGTTGTCTCGTCATCCTGAACATTGAAGCCAGTGACAAATCATAGTAAAAAATTCAGCCTTTGAAATCTGTAACATGGCAAATGAGCATACACATAAATTGTACTATCTGAACTTCACTTGATCATATTAAAACTATTCTGTTCAAAACTTAGTGAGAGGAGGACCTAATAATCACATCTAAATACATATAACAAAGAGGACCTAATAATCGACACTCAGTTCATTGTATGATTTAGGATTGTAAGAAAGATGAAATACACAATCAGACAGTCACAACATTTCATAGTAACCCATTGCAATAAATTCCATGCAAAGTAGGATGTTTTAAAGTTGGCTGAATTCACACGTATGTCCTTGCGTTATCCAAAATTCATGAATTAAGCCCCTATATAAATAACCTGGTCAATCAAActttaaattcatcaatttcaatCGATAAAATCTAgcgtcaattaagcccctatgACATGCATCATTTTCCATCAAACCTtaaattcatcaatttcaatAAGCCCCTACATAAATAAAATGGCCAGTCAAAGCCAAATTATTAAAGTCAGTTTGTTTGAGTGTTAGTATATTCtgaaaagaagaaacagaatatatatatacacaacagtttttaataaagaaaaaatattttaagaagaaaaattcaaatatcTATACTATTCTTATTTATTCTCTGTTAGAGTAATGCtgaatatgaataaaaaacttcaagaatACACGAGCCAGTGGATTAGTGGGCCTGCTATTTGGGTCCCCCATTAAGATTATGATCCAGTGGCTCGTAttcttctttaaatttaatcttgtttttttttctcttaagttTAGTATTTAAGTAAGAATTTTATTCAGTTTGGAAATACTTGCTAGTCACAGATTAGCACATTCTGAGCCATCAGCGGTGGTGCAAATTGATTTATCTGGTTGAGGCTGCATTTCTATTCAACTTGACACATGGGAAGAGCTTAATCTCCTAGTGATTTGCACAACTGCAGATCTGAaaatctaaaattgaaaaatcatgtGAAGTCCCCAAAGTCCAATTTCTTCCTCCTGTCATGGGATAGAAATCCCAATCTCCAACCTCTTTACTATTCAGACTGATCCAACAAAATCTATTTCGTTAGCCCATACCAAAACCTCTTTTTAACCAACAAACCAGTGAAAACTACTCTAAAAaggtccttttcttttctttttcaaaaagaaatgcAGGTCATTGAATAACTCAATGGTTTTGGTACTGGACACAAAAGAGCCTTTTTTTCTAACAAATTCCGGTTCTTTTCTCATGCTTTCAATCCATaaccaaaaacaacaaatctGCTATCTCTTTAAGCAAGATCTATAGCCACTACCAGTCATGCCACCAACAATGCAACCTCCACCCACAACGTACTCCAACACTGTTTTCCCCGGCAACACCCCTGCACTACTTGCAGCAACGCATTTCAACAGAGATGAAAAACTGTAAGGGGTTCAATGGAGATGTAAAAGTGCaattgtttctatatatatatatatatatatatatatatagtttactgtttgtctttgtttttttatttgttcaagtGCTTATCTGGATccctttgattttgtttgcaaTTTTCATCTGGTTTTCAGAAAAGCATACAGTATGTTCTATGCCTGGTTGTTTGTATTTCAAACTTTATTCATGATTTTTACCATTAACTAGAAACAAGCAATTAATGCACCCTCTGAAGTTTCAAATTAGTGACATGTAAAACATTAGAAGGGGGGATAAatgccatgaaaaaaaatactaccaTACAtatcaatttgaattaattattcttcaTTGATCAAAATTGGAGAATTTAGGGTTCGACTAACCAAGTTATTTACATAGGAGCTCAGTCAACAAATTTAGGATAACACAAGGGTGAACTTATGGGTTTAGCCTTGTGCATGGAAGCAGATACAGCTCTATGGAAGCCGGAAGGTTAACCTAGTAGCCTCCATTCAACAGAATGCATCACAGACTTCTTATATCATCCTAGAAACAATAAGACTTCCAACAAGAGAAACGCAAAAGCCATATCAACGTCTGCCATAACAACACACtgattaaaatcattatttcaagtttcaacCAATATATAGAAAGGTACTGAAAAAAAACTTCATCCCATGTAAAATTTACAAATGGATTCTATTGAATTTGCATTTgggaaaataaattcattattgaaaataaaaataaaattttatgctCAGGTTGTAAGGGAAAAAACTATAAGACCAGGAAAGAGGGTAAGAACAGAATCATAACTACATGAAAGACTAAATCATAGCTAACACgtaccttttcttcttctgcaaCAAGATTAAAATCACCATCTTCCTACATCACAGAAGATACAAGTGagtataaatatcaaatataaatcaatgacACCATTTATTATAACACTggcaataaaattttaaatgaaaaacaaataaaaaggtgGTGAACTAATGGCAGCTTCAAAGTAATAGGAGTGCACAGATTTTGGACACAACTCAGGGtcaaaaggtgttttttttttttttcaatagctGACCATGCTTTGCATAGATAAGCAAGTGCAATTCAAGAAACAGGACTTGGTTGAAGCTTCACACAGCAGGaggagaaaaatattaatattttcatagaTGAGCTCATGCCTGGAATATGCAAGAATTAAATTTGGTGCAGAAAAACAGTAGTAGTATGTATGTAAATAAACTTTGATTAATAGCTAATTGATTTCCTTCCTTTAGTTATTTGTTTCCCCTTTTCTGAAATAACAAAATGTTCTCTTGGGGCAAATGTGGAAATGAGACCACGTCCCCCCTTACACTAGCCTTCCTTTTTGAAGATCAGAGCAGATGAACTTTGTAACAGCAGAGAAGTGTTTCACCTCAAATCTAAaccattttttgtttatcttttcttctcttgagATATTTCTAGTAAAAGTTAGTCCCACTTGATCAAAACAGAAACCCGTAATTCCATAGGGAGAAGAAATAGATGAGATTCCTGGCAGATAGCATTGAGGGGGGGAAAGTTTGAAAACCATACATGTGTATATAAGAAAGAATCTGCTTTATTattcaagaaaaggaaaaaagaataactgaaagaaaggaaatcaaGTAGCAGTTCTTTGCAGCCAGAATTGATGTGAGAGGCATCAACTCTATTTTCATTCCTCTGGTCCCTCAAATGGATTCACCATTAAATATCAGCCATTACACTGATCTTTAAGAGCATCTTAGGGTCCCATTACCATTATACAGCAATATAACAGCATTTTTTTGAAtccacatcataaaaaaaagttgcaatTGGTTTGATAATAGTAATGACTGTTATGAAtgctacaaaaaaaatcagtctCAACCGATTAATTTATTCTATCACCTACAACCTTCTTCGTCCATTCTCCATGTTCCCCACTAATTTTCTGAAGTAGTTTTACCACAATCAAGCTTTGATCATCAAATATTTGTTACTGAAGTAGAAATGCAAGTGATGATTTTCAGAATGAGATCCAGGTCAAATtctgttcttgttgcttgacagtaaattgatttattttcccAAATAATCaccaaattgacaaaaataaaaactatatgaaaAATTCATATCTGCAGAAACAGATTGTTTGCATGTGTATATATTTCTTTACACCTGATAATTAAATCTCTTATATTTAGACATAGGAAGCCTAGAAGGGACAAAATAGAATATGAAGGCAGAGAGTTCAGAGactggtgtgtgtgtgtgtgtgtgtgtgtgtgtagtatCTTGCCTGTTCATCACTGAAATCATATGGCACACGTTCTTTGGCTGGATCATCAGAAATACTTAACTGATATCTGGTTTCGTTGGTCCTGATTTCCAATAAGTCATTGTCTGGAATGGGCAAGGCACCATTATTTTC
This genomic interval from Populus alba chromosome 1, ASM523922v2, whole genome shotgun sequence contains the following:
- the LOC118040231 gene encoding protein PHOTOPERIOD-INDEPENDENT EARLY FLOWERING 1 isoform X2, translating into MASKGPRSKLDHETRARRQKALEAPREPHRPKTHWDHVLEEMVWLSKDFESERKWKLAQAKKVALRASKGMLDQATRGEKKLKEEEQRLRKVALNISKDVKKFWVKIEKLVLYKHQMVLDEKKKKALDKQLEFLLGQTERYSTMLAENLVDKPSEQYAAQDKPRIAYKKGDDAIIPEQVNDEPQLDTTDNDDEYDVQSEDGVEDDEHTIEEDEALITAEERQEELEALHNETDIPLEELLNRYTVEKGSRESSENGATPSANGEDHCERKGNNMSAASDMEISCSPVNDSRRCGENNGALPIPDNDLLEIRTNETRYQLSISDDPAKERVPYDFSDEQEDGDFNLVAEEEKDDETTLLEEEELAKADSKNPIDEISLLQKESEIPLEELLARYTKEPSNEVSEDESEYASLLSDNVSNSPGHEDELKQLDNSMDGIVEHGNHPLVEEQEKGNEKFSEDGRESESRIADAAAAARSAQPTGNTFSTTKVRTKFPFLLKYPLREYQHIGLDWLVTMYEKRLNGILADEMGLGKTIMTIALLAHLACEKGIWGPHLIVVPTSVMLNWETEFLKWCPAFKILTYFGSAKERKCKRQGWLKPNSFHVCITTYRLVIQDSKVFKRKKWKYLILDEAHLIKNWKSQRWQTLLNFNSKRRILLTGTPLQNDLMELWSLMHFLMPHVFQSHQEFKDWFSNPITGMVEGQERVNKEVVDRLHNVLRPFILRRLKRDVEKQLPMKHEHVIYCRLSRRQRNLYEDFIASSETQATLATANFFGMISIIMQLRKVCNHPDLFEGRPIISSFDMAGIDMQLSSSVCSMLSPGPFSSVDLCASGLIFTHLDFIMASWEYDEVKSIATPSRLIKERSNLDNIEVGPGSKHLKKLPGTNIFEEIRKSLLEERLREVKERAASIAWWNSLRCQKKPIYSTTLRELLTVKHPIYDVNRHKTERLSYLYFSKLGDVIVSPIKRFQKMIDLVESFMFAIPAARTPVPVSWCSQTRTPVFLHSTYEEKCSEMLLPLLSPIRPAIVRRQLYFPDRRLIQFDCGKLQELAILLRKLKSEGHRVLIFTQMTKMLDILEVFMNLYGYTYMRLDGSTQPEERQTLMQRFNTNPKIFIFILSTRSGGVGINLVGADTVIFYDSDWNPAMDQQAQDRCHRIGQTREVHIYRLISESTIEENILKKANQKRALDDLVIQSGGYNTEFFKKLDPMELFSGHKTLQIKNMQREKNHNNGNEVSLSTADVDAALKYAEDEADYMALKKVEQEEAVDNQEFTEEAIGRLEDEEFVNDDDMKADEPTDHEMTTYSKDVAVNLKENGCIEERAVTFTGNEDVDTLADVKQMAAAAAAAGQAISSFENQLRPIDRYAVQFLELWDPIIDKAALESQVGFEETEWELDRIEKYKEEMEAEIDDDEEPLVYERWDADFATEAYRQEVEALTQHQLLEEQEAEANEKEGADDGHLDAMVYKMPRNPKLKSKKKPKKAKFKSLKKESLTSELKHVKEEESMETLSVDDDDDDGTYSDTMSPCSSMRRKRKKAESAIGIDKTRSKKKTKKFKKGPETCTFNVDSDLSGKQHDKSMELKPNEVVVSDIEQKPASRSKMGGKISISTMPVKRVLMIKPEKLKKGNVWLKDCVPPPDLWMPQEDAVLCAVVHEYGPHWSLVSETLYGMTAGGFYRGRYRHPVHCCERFRELIHRYVLFSPENLINNEKMSNMVSGKALLKVTEDNIRMLLNVVAEQPDHELLLQKHFTALLSSVWRVKSHVENQQNMPSSRNALYNSERVFNSSVNPLPWNSLMESAKRMKFTNLGQSTKLLAAALHDASSRRPGDRVSNSNVNEEAPAIGEKLEITLEFQKEENDYLIPFPPVISLSIPGSAPWTSVNKDRVAAHHLRASTSIAENRFRDAARASSSVLPANDLKLWLASKTQSLGKHKLSVSSTKPPRSKARKTLLERNEGHAEPVMQPPSVRDPNLRFDLPPAVIQDDTDGFSISCMEKELSVETGISEAVPHNYVPDLISGLDDYSLLPEYTDIG
- the LOC118040231 gene encoding protein PHOTOPERIOD-INDEPENDENT EARLY FLOWERING 1 isoform X1, which encodes MASKGPRSKLDHETRARRQKALEAPREPHRPKTHWDHVLEEMVWLSKDFESERKWKLAQAKKVALRASKGMLDQATRGEKKLKEEEQRLRKVALNISKDVKKFWVKIEKLVLYKHQMVLDEKKKKALDKQLEFLLGQTERYSTMLAENLVDKPSEQYAAQDKPRIAYKKGDDAIIPEQVNDEPQLDTTDNDDEYDVQSEDGVEDDEHTIEEDEALITAEERQEELEALHNETDIPLEELLNRYTVEKGSRESSENGATPSANGEDHCERKGNNMSAASDMEISCSPVNDSRRCGENNGALPIPDNDLLEIRTNETRYQLSISDDPAKERVPYDFSDEQEDGDFNLVAEEEKDDETTLLEEEELAKADSKNPIDEISLLQKESEIPLEELLARYTKEPSNEVSEDESEYASLLSDNVSNSPGHEDELKQLDNSMDGIVEHGNHPLVEEQEKGNEKFSEDGRESESRIADAAAAARSAQPTGNTFSTTKVRTKFPFLLKYPLREYQHIGLDWLVTMYEKRLNGILADEMGLGKTIMTIALLAHLACEKGIWGPHLIVVPTSVMLNWETEFLKWCPAFKILTYFGSAKERKCKRQGWLKPNSFHVCITTYRLVIQDSKVFKRKKWKYLILDEAHLIKNWKSQRWQTLLNFNSKRRILLTGTPLQNDLMELWSLMHFLMPHVFQSHQEFKDWFSNPITGMVEGQERVNKEVVDRLHNVLRPFILRRLKRDVEKQLPMKHEHVIYCRLSRRQRNLYEDFIASSETQATLATANFFGMISIIMQLRKVCNHPDLFEGRPIISSFDMAGIDMQLSSSVCSMLSPGPFSSVDLCASGLIFTHLDFIMASWEYDEVKSIATPSRLIKERSNLDNIEVGPGSKHLKKLPGTNIFEEIRKSLLEERLREVKERAASIAWWNSLRCQKKPIYSTTLRELLTVKHPIYDVNRHKTERLSYLYFSKLGDVIVSPIKRFQKMIDLVESFMFAIPAARTPVPVSWCSQTRTPVFLHSTYEEKCSEMLLPLLSPIRPAIVRRQLYFPDRRLIQFDCGKLQELAILLRKLKSEGHRVLIFTQMTKMLDILEVFMNLYGYTYMRLDGSTQPEERQTLMQRFNTNPKIFIFILSTRSGGVGINLVGADTVIFYDSDWNPAMDQQAQDRCHRIGQTREVHIYRLISESTIEENILKKANQKRALDDLVIQSGGYNTEFFKKLDPMELFSGHKTLQIKNMQREKNHNNGNEVSLSTADVDAALKYAEDEADYMALKKVEQEEAVDNQEFTEEAIGRLEDEEFVNDDDMKADEPTDHEMTTYSKDVAVNLKENGCIEERAVTFTGNEDVDTLADVKQMAAAAAAAGQAISSFENQLRPIDRYAVQFLELWDPIIDKAALESQVGFEETEWELDRIEKYKEEMEAEIDDDEEPLVYERWDADFATEAYRQEVEALTQHQLLEEQEAEANEKEGADDGHLDAMVRYKMPRNPKLKSKKKPKKAKFKSLKKESLTSELKHVKEEESMETLSVDDDDDDGTYSDTMSPCSSMRRKRKKAESAIGIDKTRSKKKTKKFKKGPETCTFNVDSDLSGKQHDKSMELKPNEVVVSDIEQKPASRSKMGGKISISTMPVKRVLMIKPEKLKKGNVWLKDCVPPPDLWMPQEDAVLCAVVHEYGPHWSLVSETLYGMTAGGFYRGRYRHPVHCCERFRELIHRYVLFSPENLINNEKMSNMVSGKALLKVTEDNIRMLLNVVAEQPDHELLLQKHFTALLSSVWRVKSHVENQQNMPSSRNALYNSERVFNSSVNPLPWNSLMESAKRMKFTNLGQSTKLLAAALHDASSRRPGDRVSNSNVNEEAPAIGEKLEITLEFQKEENDYLIPFPPVISLSIPGSAPWTSVNKDRVAAHHLRASTSIAENRFRDAARASSSVLPANDLKLWLASKTQSLGKHKLSVSSTKPPRSKARKTLLERNEGHAEPVMQPPSVRDPNLRFDLPPAVIQDDTDGFSISCMEKELSVETGISEAVPHNYVPDLISGLDDYSLLPEYTDIG
- the LOC118040231 gene encoding protein PHOTOPERIOD-INDEPENDENT EARLY FLOWERING 1 isoform X3; amino-acid sequence: MASKGPRSKLDHETRARRQKALEAPREPHRPKTHWDHVLEEMVWLSKDFESERKWKLAQAKKVALRASKGMLDQATRGEKKLKEEEQRLRKVALNISKDVKKFWVKIEKLVLYKHQMVLDEKKKKALDKQLEFLLGQTERYSTMLAENLVDKPSEQYAAQDKPRIAYKKGDDAIIPEQVNDEPQLDTTDNDDEYDVQSEDGVEDDEHTIEEDEALITAEERQEELEALHNETDIPLEELLNRYTVEKGSRESSENGATPSANGEDHCERKGNNMSAASDMEISCSPVNDSRRCVSYNDLLEIRTNETRYQLSISDDPAKERVPYDFSDEQEDGDFNLVAEEEKDDETTLLEEEELAKADSKNPIDEISLLQKESEIPLEELLARYTKEPSNEVSEDESEYASLLSDNVSNSPGHEDELKQLDNSMDGIVEHGNHPLVEEQEKGNEKFSEDGRESESRIADAAAAARSAQPTGNTFSTTKVRTKFPFLLKYPLREYQHIGLDWLVTMYEKRLNGILADEMGLGKTIMTIALLAHLACEKGIWGPHLIVVPTSVMLNWETEFLKWCPAFKILTYFGSAKERKCKRQGWLKPNSFHVCITTYRLVIQDSKVFKRKKWKYLILDEAHLIKNWKSQRWQTLLNFNSKRRILLTGTPLQNDLMELWSLMHFLMPHVFQSHQEFKDWFSNPITGMVEGQERVNKEVVDRLHNVLRPFILRRLKRDVEKQLPMKHEHVIYCRLSRRQRNLYEDFIASSETQATLATANFFGMISIIMQLRKVCNHPDLFEGRPIISSFDMAGIDMQLSSSVCSMLSPGPFSSVDLCASGLIFTHLDFIMASWEYDEVKSIATPSRLIKERSNLDNIEVGPGSKHLKKLPGTNIFEEIRKSLLEERLREVKERAASIAWWNSLRCQKKPIYSTTLRELLTVKHPIYDVNRHKTERLSYLYFSKLGDVIVSPIKRFQKMIDLVESFMFAIPAARTPVPVSWCSQTRTPVFLHSTYEEKCSEMLLPLLSPIRPAIVRRQLYFPDRRLIQFDCGKLQELAILLRKLKSEGHRVLIFTQMTKMLDILEVFMNLYGYTYMRLDGSTQPEERQTLMQRFNTNPKIFIFILSTRSGGVGINLVGADTVIFYDSDWNPAMDQQAQDRCHRIGQTREVHIYRLISESTIEENILKKANQKRALDDLVIQSGGYNTEFFKKLDPMELFSGHKTLQIKNMQREKNHNNGNEVSLSTADVDAALKYAEDEADYMALKKVEQEEAVDNQEFTEEAIGRLEDEEFVNDDDMKADEPTDHEMTTYSKDVAVNLKENGCIEERAVTFTGNEDVDTLADVKQMAAAAAAAGQAISSFENQLRPIDRYAVQFLELWDPIIDKAALESQVGFEETEWELDRIEKYKEEMEAEIDDDEEPLVYERWDADFATEAYRQEVEALTQHQLLEEQEAEANEKEGADDGHLDAMVRYKMPRNPKLKSKKKPKKAKFKSLKKESLTSELKHVKEEESMETLSVDDDDDDGTYSDTMSPCSSMRRKRKKAESAIGIDKTRSKKKTKKFKKGPETCTFNVDSDLSGKQHDKSMELKPNEVVVSDIEQKPASRSKMGGKISISTMPVKRVLMIKPEKLKKGNVWLKDCVPPPDLWMPQEDAVLCAVVHEYGPHWSLVSETLYGMTAGGFYRGRYRHPVHCCERFRELIHRYVLFSPENLINNEKMSNMVSGKALLKVTEDNIRMLLNVVAEQPDHELLLQKHFTALLSSVWRVKSHVENQQNMPSSRNALYNSERVFNSSVNPLPWNSLMESAKRMKFTNLGQSTKLLAAALHDASSRRPGDRVSNSNVNEEAPAIGEKLEITLEFQKEENDYLIPFPPVISLSIPGSAPWTSVNKDRVAAHHLRASTSIAENRFRDAARASSSVLPANDLKLWLASKTQSLGKHKLSVSSTKPPRSKARKTLLERNEGHAEPVMQPPSVRDPNLRFDLPPAVIQDDTDGFSISCMEKELSVETGISEAVPHNYVPDLISGLDDYSLLPEYTDIG